From the Brevibacillus choshinensis genome, one window contains:
- the spoVAC gene encoding stage V sporulation protein AC yields MATKAKSKPIGSMQMTKQMYKQEASKYQPKRNVLLNSIRAFWVGGTICLFGQVLQNMYIHFFGFTEKTASNPTVATLIFISVLLTGFGVYDNIGQYAGAGSAVPVTGFANSIAAAAIEHRSEGLVLGVGGNMFKLAGSVIVFGVVAAFIAGIIKTLFKMIF; encoded by the coding sequence ATGGCGACCAAAGCAAAATCAAAACCCATTGGATCCATGCAAATGACCAAACAGATGTATAAGCAGGAAGCTTCCAAATACCAACCGAAGCGAAATGTCCTGCTCAACTCGATCCGCGCTTTCTGGGTAGGCGGGACCATTTGTTTGTTTGGGCAGGTCTTGCAGAACATGTACATTCACTTTTTTGGGTTTACGGAAAAGACAGCGAGCAATCCAACGGTCGCGACTCTGATTTTTATCTCTGTATTACTGACGGGGTTCGGTGTCTACGACAATATCGGCCAATATGCAGGTGCAGGGTCAGCCGTGCCGGTTACTGGTTTTGCCAACTCCATTGCAGCAGCGGCCATCGAGCATCGTAGTGAGGGCTTAGTCCTTGGGGTAGGCGGCAACATGTTCAAGCTGGCGGGTTCGGTCATCGTGTTTGGGGTAGTGGCTGCGTTTATCGCCGGCATTATCAAGACGTTGTTCAAAATGATCTTCTGA
- the spoVAE gene encoding stage V sporulation protein AE, with product MEYVIAFVIGGLVCVVGQLLMDVGKLTPAHVMSTLVVAGVVLDFVGVYDKFIDFAGAGATVPITSFGHSLYHGAIGEAEQHGLIGVATGIFEVTSAGISAAIAFGFLASLVFKPKG from the coding sequence ATGGAATACGTAATTGCGTTTGTTATCGGTGGTCTTGTTTGTGTCGTGGGCCAGCTTCTAATGGACGTAGGCAAGCTCACTCCGGCGCACGTTATGAGTACCTTGGTTGTGGCTGGAGTCGTGCTCGACTTTGTCGGCGTGTATGACAAATTCATTGACTTCGCGGGAGCAGGTGCGACTGTTCCGATCACGAGCTTTGGCCATTCTCTGTACCATGGGGCCATTGGCGAGGCTGAGCAGCATGGATTGATCGGTGTCGCTACGGGGATATTTGAAGTCACTAGCGCAGGGATCTCGGCAGCTATTGCATTCGGTTTTTTAGCATCGCTTGTTTTCAAACCGAAAGGGTAG
- a CDS encoding stage V sporulation protein AE, with amino-acid sequence MDRQQRKVILVTDGDHIAQKVVETVARELGGRCISLSAGNPTPLRGSQMVELIKMAPHDPVIVMFDDNGDFGRGRGEQALEYVVKHPDIEVIGAIAVASNTRFVQGAIVAYSVDNHGQIVEEAVDKDGYADEELKHRIYGDTVDILNALQVQNVIGIGDIGKMEGKDSLQNGCPITRIAVQWILERSGEHDAGNGKTTSPLRPSR; translated from the coding sequence ATGGATCGACAGCAAAGAAAGGTAATCCTGGTGACAGACGGAGACCATATTGCTCAAAAAGTAGTCGAGACTGTCGCCCGAGAGTTGGGAGGCCGGTGCATTTCGCTGTCTGCCGGGAATCCGACGCCGCTTCGTGGTAGTCAAATGGTTGAGCTGATCAAAATGGCTCCACATGATCCGGTAATCGTTATGTTTGATGATAATGGTGACTTTGGAAGGGGGAGAGGAGAGCAAGCCTTAGAGTATGTAGTCAAGCATCCGGATATTGAGGTGATCGGTGCCATTGCAGTTGCTTCCAATACCCGTTTCGTCCAAGGCGCGATTGTCGCTTATTCTGTCGATAACCACGGACAGATCGTAGAAGAAGCAGTGGACAAGGATGGCTATGCGGACGAGGAACTGAAACATCGTATTTACGGAGATACCGTGGATATCCTGAACGCGCTTCAGGTACAGAACGTAATTGGCATCGGTGACATCGGGAAGATGGAAGGAAAAGACAGTCTGCAAAACGGGTGTCCGATCACCAGAATAGCCGTGCAATGGATATTGGAAAGGAGTGGAGAACATGACGCAGGTAACGGAAAAACGACGTCCCCTCTCAGACCGAGTCGATGA
- the spoVAD gene encoding stage V sporulation protein AD encodes MESKKQVSRINRQTWHFSQDVRLQASAVSVGPKEGEGPLAALFDKIHDDMYAGQKTWEDAERQLMEDAVTTVLQKAGITEQDVDVILAGDLLNQNITTNFTAEKLAIPLLGMYGACSTSMLTLSTAAALVNAGYANRAIAACSSHNATAERQYRYPTEYGGQKPPTAQWTVTGSGAGLVGIGGTGPRITYATVGKVVDMGITDPFDMGSAMAPAAVSTLQAHFKDTGRSPQTYDLIVTGDLASVGYPIVKELMLRDGYQMDQVYNDCGLMIFTPDQDVFAGASGCASSAVVTYSYIMDQLQKGLLKKVLVCATGALLSPVSYQQGNSIPCIAHAVALEGGQ; translated from the coding sequence GTGGAAAGCAAAAAGCAAGTGTCCCGGATCAATCGGCAAACTTGGCATTTCTCGCAAGACGTCCGCTTGCAAGCCTCCGCCGTATCGGTCGGTCCCAAAGAAGGAGAAGGGCCTTTGGCAGCGTTGTTTGACAAGATTCACGACGATATGTACGCAGGCCAAAAGACGTGGGAGGATGCAGAGCGGCAGCTGATGGAGGATGCCGTTACGACCGTTTTGCAAAAGGCGGGCATTACAGAGCAGGATGTGGATGTCATTCTTGCAGGGGATTTGCTTAACCAAAACATCACAACCAACTTTACTGCTGAGAAGCTGGCCATTCCTTTGCTGGGAATGTACGGGGCCTGCTCTACTTCGATGCTCACACTCTCCACAGCTGCGGCACTGGTCAACGCTGGGTATGCCAACAGGGCAATCGCAGCCTGCAGTAGTCATAACGCTACAGCAGAACGACAATATCGCTACCCAACCGAATACGGGGGACAAAAGCCTCCGACGGCACAATGGACGGTGACAGGCTCAGGAGCGGGCCTGGTGGGGATCGGGGGCACTGGACCGCGCATCACCTATGCCACAGTTGGGAAAGTAGTCGATATGGGCATCACGGACCCGTTTGATATGGGCTCAGCGATGGCGCCAGCAGCTGTTTCTACCCTACAGGCACATTTCAAAGACACGGGCCGTTCCCCACAGACGTACGACTTGATAGTAACTGGGGACTTGGCGTCTGTCGGTTATCCAATCGTCAAAGAGCTCATGTTACGAGATGGGTATCAGATGGATCAAGTGTATAACGACTGCGGGCTGATGATTTTTACCCCCGATCAGGACGTTTTTGCAGGGGCGAGCGGTTGTGCGAGCAGCGCAGTTGTTACCTATAGCTACATCATGGACCAATTACAGAAAGGTTTGCTGAAAAAAGTGCTCGTTTGTGCGACGGGAGCATTGTTAAGCCCGGTGAGCTATCAGCAAGGAAATTCCATTCCGTGCATCGCACATGCGGTCGCGCTAGAGGGAGGACAATGA